One Acetobacter oryzoeni genomic window, GATACGGCCAGAAATTTCCGGATCTGCATCCAGATTTTCACGGAAGGTCTTGCATTCCGGCGTGCCCAGTTTGGTCCATGTTTCCATGGCGTTACGCTGCACGATCCGGTAGGCATCCTCGCGTGAAAGACCAGCTTTGGCCAGTGCCAGCAGCACTTCGCCGGAATGTACAACACCGCCAAGGCTTTCAATGTTGGCGGCCATACGGTCTGGATACACCAGCATTTTGGAGATCATGCCAGACAGACGCACAAGGGCAAAATCCAGCCCGATGGTGGCATCTGGGCAGATGTTCCGTTCTACAGAAGAATGGCTGATATCGCGTTCATGCCACAGGGCTACGTCTTCCAGCGCCGGAATAACGGCCGCACGTACCAAGCGGGCCAGACCTGTCAGGTTTTCTGTCAGCACCGGGTTGCGCTTGTGCGGCATGGCGGAAGAGCCTTTCTGGCCCTTATGGAAGAATTCTTCGGCTTCACGCACTTCAGAACGCTGGAGATGGCGCACTTCAATGGCTAGACGTTCAATGCCGCTGGCAATCACAGCCAGAGCACAGAAGTAAGCGGCATGCCGATCACGCGGGATAACCTGCGTGGAAACGGTTTCCGGCTTCAGGCCCAGACGTTCTGCCACATAGGATTCAACGCGCGGGTCCAGATGCGCATAGGTGCCCACAGCACCAGAAATGGCACAGGTGGCAATTTCAGCACGCGCAGTTTCAAGCCGTTCTTTGTTGCGGGCGAATTCTGCGTAATGGCCAGCCAGCTTCAGCCCGAAAGATGTGGGTTCGGCATGAATACCGTGGCTGCGGCCAATGGTGAGGGTATGTTTGTGTTCGAAAGCGCGTGTTTTCAGCGCATCCAGAACACCATCCAGATCTTTCAGCAGCAGGTCTGTTGCCTGCACAAGCTGCACGGCCAAACAGGTATCCAGCACATCGGATGATGTCATGCCCAAATGCACAAAGCGGCTTTCCGGGCCAACCTTTTCTGCCAGCCATGTCAGGAAGGCAATGACGTCGTGCCGGGTTTCGGCTTCAATTTCATCAATGCGGGCCAGATCGGCATCAGAGAAGGCAGCCATTGCGGCATCGCCTTTTTCGCGCACAACCTTGGCGGCTTCCTTTGGCACGGTGCCATATTCAGCCATGGCTTCACACGCCAGCGCTTCAATTTCAAACCAGATGCGATAGCGGTTTGTGGGAGACCAGATGGCGGCCATGACGGGGCGAGTATAACGCGGCACCATAACGCAGAATTCCTTAACCAAAACAATAAAGCCAACAGGTGGCGTCTCTCTAGCGGATTTCGTGCCTTTCGTCTGCCCGCAAAGCGGAAAACTTTGACTTTTTGTGTTCCTTCCCGAAACTGCCGCCTTTTCGGGCGCATTTTGCGCCCTGTTTTTCGAATCGGAGCTCACGTGAACGGCTTTCTGGATTCCTTCAGCCTGACAGCATTTGTCGCCTTTTTGCAGGTTGTGCTGATTGATGTGACACTGGCGGGGGATAACGCCGTTGTTATTGGTATGGCGGTGCGGTCTCTTTCTGGCGCGCAGCGGCGGAAAGCCATTTTTGCCGGTGTAGGGCTGGCGGCTGTTATCCGTATTTTGCTGGCGTTGGTGGCGGTGCGGCTACTGGAAATTGTGGGCCTTACGCTGGCCGGCGGCTTTTTGCTGCTTTGGGTATGCTGGCGCATGTACCGCGAAATGCGGGAAAGCCATGCCGATGCTGATGCAGGCCCTGCTCCACCAGCCAGCTTGGGAAAAGCGATTTTCCGTATCCTGATAGCTGATTTGTCCATGAGCTTGGACAACGTGCTGGCTGTTGCCGGTGCTGCGCGGGAGCATCCGGGTATTCTTATAGCCGGTCTGGCGCTTTCCGTGCTGCTTATGGGGCTGGCGGCGTCTGTTATTGCGCGGCTGCTGGATAAATATAAATGGATTTCCTGGGTTGGCCTGCTGATTGTTCTGGCCGTTGCCATTGAGCTGATTGTGAAAGGTGGCGGCGAAGTTTGGGGGCATTTGCCCCACTGATTGGAGGCTGGTGCGGAAAGCACTTGCCAAGGCGCGGGAAACGCGCTGATTCTGCGGTATGAGACGTTTTGCGATTTCGTACCGATACCGCTTTGTGGCGGCTGTTTCTCTGGCGTGCATGGGGCTGAGCGCCTGCTCGTCCTCCTCGCCAGAACAGCAGGGAGCCTCTGAAAACCGTTTGGCTTGGCCGACGGAGCAGCAGGCCGCCCAAGGCACCCCCCCTACAAGTGATGTCGCTAGCCGGTTGACGGTCTGGCTGGGGTTGGTGAAATCCTCGCAGAACAGTGCGCAGGCTTATGCTGATTTCCTGCAAACACGTCCGGTATGGCCCCGATGGCAGTTGCTGACATCACGCATGCAACTGGCATTGGCCAAGGAAACAGATCCAGCCGTGCTGGCCCGGCTGTGTGCCACACAAAATCTGACATATGGCCCTGCCCTTGCGCAATGTGCCACGCAGGTTCCGGCCTCGGCGGATTTAAGCAAACGCTTGAATGCAGAAGCCGCACAGGCTTGGGTAAATGGGAATGATGCCAGCTCCGCCGCTGCAGCCCTGCAAAGCAACTTTGCATCGGCCATCACGCCAGAACGTTCTTGGTTGCGGTTTGATCGTGAAGAAAAAAATGGGTTAGTTGTGGCAGCCAAGCAAACCCTGCCCACTCTTTCGGCCCAAAAGCAGCCACTGGCGCAGGCCCGCCTGGCTTTCCGTGCCGATGATCCGGCCGCAGAAACACTGCTAGCCGCCCTACCCGCCAACCAGAGGTCTGACCCTTACCTTATTCTTGATCATGCGCGCTGGCTGCGCAAACAGCAGCGTTATGATGAAGCCGTGGCGCTATGGAAAAGCGCTGGTGTAGATGCCGAACGCAGCACACATGGTGCCTCATTCTGGCGGGAACGAGATACGCTGGCGCGTGAATTGATTCAGGCTGGTCGTGCCGCAGATGCTTTTGCTGTGGCAAATGATACCGCGACCACACCAACAAACAGGCTGGATGCACAGTTTCTTTCCGGTTGGATTGCCCTGCGCCTGCAGCATGATCCGGCAACAGCAGAAACTTTTTTCCGCCCGCTTGCGCAGTCTTCAGCCCTTATTACGCGTAGCCGCGGCTTTTATTGGCTTGGGCGGGCGCGTGCTGCGGCAGGAGATTCCGCTTCGGCCCACGCAAATTGGCAGCAGGCT contains:
- the purB gene encoding adenylosuccinate lyase, which produces MVPRYTRPVMAAIWSPTNRYRIWFEIEALACEAMAEYGTVPKEAAKVVREKGDAAMAAFSDADLARIDEIEAETRHDVIAFLTWLAEKVGPESRFVHLGMTSSDVLDTCLAVQLVQATDLLLKDLDGVLDALKTRAFEHKHTLTIGRSHGIHAEPTSFGLKLAGHYAEFARNKERLETARAEIATCAISGAVGTYAHLDPRVESYVAERLGLKPETVSTQVIPRDRHAAYFCALAVIASGIERLAIEVRHLQRSEVREAEEFFHKGQKGSSAMPHKRNPVLTENLTGLARLVRAAVIPALEDVALWHERDISHSSVERNICPDATIGLDFALVRLSGMISKMLVYPDRMAANIESLGGVVHSGEVLLALAKAGLSREDAYRIVQRNAMETWTKLGTPECKTFRENLDADPEISGRISPDVLDAAMDSRQHLKALDTQYEKIFGETGPRQ
- a CDS encoding TerC family protein, translating into MNGFLDSFSLTAFVAFLQVVLIDVTLAGDNAVVIGMAVRSLSGAQRRKAIFAGVGLAAVIRILLALVAVRLLEIVGLTLAGGFLLLWVCWRMYREMRESHADADAGPAPPASLGKAIFRILIADLSMSLDNVLAVAGAAREHPGILIAGLALSVLLMGLAASVIARLLDKYKWISWVGLLIVLAVAIELIVKGGGEVWGHLPH
- a CDS encoding lytic transglycosylase domain-containing protein yields the protein MRRFAISYRYRFVAAVSLACMGLSACSSSSPEQQGASENRLAWPTEQQAAQGTPPTSDVASRLTVWLGLVKSSQNSAQAYADFLQTRPVWPRWQLLTSRMQLALAKETDPAVLARLCATQNLTYGPALAQCATQVPASADLSKRLNAEAAQAWVNGNDASSAAAALQSNFASAITPERSWLRFDREEKNGLVVAAKQTLPTLSAQKQPLAQARLAFRADDPAAETLLAALPANQRSDPYLILDHARWLRKQQRYDEAVALWKSAGVDAERSTHGASFWRERDTLARELIQAGRAADAFAVANDTATTPTNRLDAQFLSGWIALRLQHDPATAETFFRPLAQSSALITRSRGFYWLGRARAAAGDSASAHANWQQAAALPGTFYGQMAAAALEGRNNVLLDPANVPEETRTRLKAERDPETTTSEDVYVSGSELAQAAQILVSWGDRPHARDFMNMLEQQVTSTPQRLALSSLSAQLGLPDIAVTVSRHAGRDGVFLLRSGWPLPYTPPSSTLPAGVALGLMRQESNFNPDAVSPSNAIGLMQLKPSTAGDMLRVTGLPTSAATAAGLHDPENNMRLGTAYLEHIQSRFGAVVPYMAAAYNGGPTRLARWLSTAGNPAQNGASAEEMIDWIESIPYSETRNYVQRVWENMTIYVALGN